One Drosophila subobscura isolate 14011-0131.10 chromosome U, UCBerk_Dsub_1.0, whole genome shotgun sequence DNA window includes the following coding sequences:
- the LOC117901862 gene encoding splicing factor 45 codes for MDLYDDIDKARASQIDGWSSGIKMLQTQLAVKKAQLPKPKEPIKKPLMTPLVNLRAKRPADSETPSFAPVTVSMAKPIISATVLPPTVHECVKKDDWDFVDEYDPQWPNEYEKLKEKTKNSDKSRNSGVGAGGGGSGREDRDRDRDRERKRGRGGRRENHRDDSSPPSMKFSGFGQRQSDEDKYSPPPPGSVAKQGGGAAIAPPPSLQEISIDNGDGSSNVTIPYSASSVAAKIMAKYGFKDGQGLGKSEQGMSMALQVEKTSKRGGRIIHEKELFVGPQSTSPPSASSPGHMAMPPPQLPLAASATAAPEPVPSITEIMKDPSKVVLLRNMVGPGDVDEELEPEVKDECNTKYGEVNSVIIHEAFGTTPEDAVKIFVEFKRIESAIKAVVDLNGRFFGGRQVRAGFYNFDKFKSFQLN; via the exons ATGGATCTTTACGACGATATAGACAAAGCTCGAGCCAGTCAAATAGATGGCTGGTCATCGGGCATCAAAATGCTGCAAACTCAGCTCGCAGTTAAAAAGGCGCAGCTGCCCAAGCCGAAGGAGCCGATTAAGAAACCG TTAATGACACCACTGGTAAATCTGCGCGCAAAGCGCCCTGCGGACTCGGAAACTCCCTCCTTTGCGCCCGTGACGGTGTCGATGGCCAAACCCATCATTTCCGCCACCGTTCTGCCACCAACGGTGCATGAATGCGTAAAAAAAGATGACTGGGACTTTGTGGATGAGTACGATCCGCAGTGGCCAAACGAGTATGAGAagctaaaagaaaaaacaaagaacagtGACAAGTCGAGAAACAGTGGCGTAGGCGCCGGCGGCGGAGGAAGCGGTCGCGAAGACCGAGATCGGGATAGGGACAGAGAACGAAAGCGTGGTCGCGGTGGACGCAGGGAAAATCACAGGGATGACAGCTCACCTCCGTCAATGAAGTTCAGCGGATTTGGACAGCGGCAAAGCGACGAGGACAAGTACAGTCCCCCACCCCCAGGATCTGTGGCAAAACAAGGTGGAGGCGCTGCCATTGCTCCTCCGCCGTCACTGCAAGAGATCTCCATTGACAATGGAGATGGTTCCTCCAATGTAACAATACCCTACTCAGCGAGTTCAGTGGCTGCCAAGATAATGGCCAAATATGGCTTTAAGGATGGGCAAGGCCTTGGAAAATCAGAGCAGGGAATGTCAATGGCCTTACAGGTGGAGAAGACCTCAAAGCGTGGTGGTCGCATCATTCACGAAAAGGAGTTGTTCGTGGGCCCCCAATCCACGTCGCCTCCATCAGCGTCAAGTCCAGGCCATATGGCTATGCCACCGCCGCAGCTACCACTGGCAGCGTCTGCAACTGCTGCCCCTGAGCCTGTGCCCAGCATAACAGAAATAATGAAAGATCCCAGTAAAGTGGTCTTGCTACGAAACATGGTCGGTCCTGGCGATGTAGAtgaggagctggagccagaAGTGAAGGACGAGTGCAACACAAAATATGGGGAAGTTAATAGTGTCATCATCCATGAAGCATTTGGCACAACGCCGGAAGATGCCGTCAAAATCTTTGTGGAATTCAAGCGCATTGAAAGCGCCATTAAAG CTGTTGTAGATCTTAATGGACGTTTTTTCGGTGGACGACAGGTGCGAGCTGGATTCTACAATTTTGACAAgtttaaaagttttcaattaaattag
- the LOC117901861 gene encoding probable cytosolic Fe-S cluster assembly factor GL21135 isoform X1, with translation MSSRFSGALQLTDLDDFITPSQECIKPVTVDKTTSASKTGAKITVQADGYYEESESGKQKLQKVEITLQDCLACSGCITSAEGVLITQQSQEELLKVLRENAKVKATGDMEQVRTIVFTIATQPLLSLAHRYQLSVEETARHLAGYFRSLGVDYVLCTKVADDLALLECQQEFVERYRDNEDLTMLSSSCPGWVCYAEKTHGTFILPYIATTRSPQQIMGVLVKQFLAEKLNIPGSRIYHVTVMPCYDKKLEASRMDFYSEVNESRDVDCVITSVEVEQMLTEDERALSEHEASDLDWPWSDQPPESMVWSHEATLSGGYAEHIFKFAAKELFSEDPPSELKFKQLRNRDFREISLEKDGKTVLKFAIANGFRNIQNLVQKLKRGKGANYNFVEVMACPSGCVNGGAQVRPTTGQHVSELTQQLEELYKKLPRSQPDNALTRQIYAEFLDGAHTEKSNELLHTSYHAVEKLSTALNIKW, from the exons at GTCGTCGAGGTTCAGTGGAGCACTGCAGCTAACTGATTTAGATGATTTTATTACACCATCACAG GAATGTATAAAGCCAGTGACGGTAGATAAGACAACATCAGCATCGAAGACTGGGGCTAAAATAACGGTGCAGGCGGATGGCTACTACGAGGAATCGGAG AGCGGCAAGCAAAAGTTGCAGAAGGTGGAAATCACTCTGCAGGATTGCTTGGCTTGCTCTGGCTGCATAACCTCAGCTGAGGGCGTGCTCATTACACAGCAAAGCCAGGAAGAGCTACTGAAGGTGCTGcgggaaaatgcaaaagttaaaGCCACTGGAGACATGGAGCAAGTTCGCACCATCGTTTTCACCATTGCCACACAGCCCTTACTGAGTCTGGCCCATCGCTATCAGTTGAGTGTGGAAGAAACTGCCCGTCACCTGGCAGGCTACTTTCGCAGCCTGGGAGTGGACTATGTGCTGTGCACCAAAGTGGCTGACGacctggcgctgctggagtgccaACAGGAGTTCGTGGAGCGTTACCGCGACAACGAGGACTTGACCATGCTAAGTTCTTCGTGTCCTGGATGGGTGTGCTACGCGGAGAAGACACATGGCACTTTTATACTGCCTTACATAGCGACCACGCGCTCGCCCCAGCAGATTATGGGCGTGCTGGTGAAGCAGTTTCTGGCGGAGAAACTAAATATACCCGGTTCAAGGATATATCACGTCACAGTAATGCCTTGCTACGACAAGAAGCTCGAAGCGTCGCGCATGGATTTCTACAGTGAAGTGAATGAATCGCGGGATGTGGACTGTGTTATTACCTCAG TTGAGGTGGAGCAAATGCTGACTGAAGACGAACGGGCACTATCGGAGCACGAAGCTTCAGATCTGGACTGGCCCTGGTCGGATCAGCCGCCCGAGTCTATGGTCTGGTCACACGAGGCTACACTCTCAGGAGGTTATGCAGAGCACATCTTCAAATTTGCAGCCAAAGAACTATTTAGCGAGGATCCCCCATCTGAGCTGAAATTCAAGCAGCTACGAAATCGTGACTTTCGAGAGATTTCACTGGAAAAGGATGGTAAAACAGTTCTGAAGTTTGCCATTGCGAATGGGTTCCGAAACATACAGAATCTGGTGCAAAAACTAAAGCGTGGCAAAGGTGCCAACTATAATTTTGTTGAGGTAATGGCTTGTCCCTCCGGCTGCGTAAATGGTGGGGCCCAGGTGCGTCCAACCACTGGCCAGCATGTCAGCGAGCTCACCCAGCAGCTGGAAGAGTTGTATAAGAAACTTCCTCGCTCTCAGCCGGACAATGCGCTGACGAGGCAGATCTATGCGGAGTTTCTTGATGGTGCCCACACGGAAAAGTCAAATGAGCTGCTCCACACCAGCTACCATGCGGTGGAAAAGCTCTCGACAGCACTTAATATTAAATGgtga
- the LOC117901864 gene encoding transmembrane protein 53, whose translation MSSPSTHPYGLSADDMASQYGATATIHASNTGPPQAARRPLGLGLEREDALEYFIKFPKPSAENDFVLADNDSEDNNIPIVMLLGWAGCQDRYLMKYSKIYEDRGLITVRYTAPVDTLFWKRSEMIPIGEKILKLIQDMNFDAHPLIFHIFSNGGAYLYQHINLAVIKHKSPLQVRGVIFDSAPGERRMLGLYRAITAIYGKEKRCNCISALVITIALSFMWFVEETFAAFKSLFSKSSPVHASPFCDLKNEANKYPQLFLYSKGDVVIPYKDVEKFIRLRRDQGIDVSTACFEDAEHVKIYTKYPEQYVQCVSTFVRKCMSLPAFNVAVAHPGRGELQEKQQQINLKYD comes from the exons ATGTCGTCTCCATCAACACATCCGTATGGCCTCTCAGCGGATGATATGGCCAGTCAGTATGGAGCAACGGCCACTATACATGCCTCTAACACCGGACCGCCACAGGCCGCTAGACGTCCTCTAGGTCTAGGCCTAGAGCGGGAGGATGCGTTGGAATATTTCATCAAGTTTCCCAAGCCCTCGGCAGAGAACGATTTCGTTTTGGCCGACAATGACAGCGAGGACAACAATATTCCCATTGTAATGCTGCTGGGCTGGGCGGGCTGCCAGGACCGATATCTGATGAAGTATTCCAAGATATACGAGGATAGAGG CCTTATTACTGTTCGCTACACGGCACCGGTGGACACGTTGTTCTGGAAGCGCTCCGAGATGATTCCTATTGGCGAGAAGATCCTCAAGCTGATTCAAGACATGAACTTTGATGCTCACCCCCTGATCTTTCACATCTTCTCCAACGGCGGCGCCTACTTGTATCAGCACATCAATTTGGCGGTGATCAAGCACAAGAGTCCGCTGCAGGTGCGCGGCGTGATCTTTGACTCTGCACCAGGCGAGCGTCGTATGTTGGGGCTGTATCGCGCCATTACGGCCATTTACGGAAAGGAAAAGCGCTGCAATTGCATCTCCGCGCTGGTCATAACAATCGCTCTAAGTTTCATGTGGTTTGTGGAG GAAACGTTTGCGGCCTTCAAAAGCTTGTTCTCCAAATCGTCGCCGGTCCACGCCAGTCCATTTTGTGATctaaaaaacgaagcaaacaaatatccCCAACTATTTTTGTACTCCAAGGGCGATGTGGTTATCCCTTACAAAGATGTAGAGAAGTTTATTCGGCTGCGTCGCGATCAAGGCATTGATGTTTCAACGGCTTGCTTCGAGGATGCTGAGCACGTTAAGATCTACACCAAATACCCCGAACAGTATGTCCAATGTGTCAGCACTTTTGTGAGGAAATGCATGTCACTTCCTGCCTTTAATGTTGCCGTTGCTCACCCAGGACGTGGCGAACTCCaagagaaacagcagcagataaaTCTGAAATACGATTAG
- the LOC117901859 gene encoding CCR4-NOT transcription complex subunit 3: MAATRKLQGEIDRCLKKVAEGVETFEDIWKKVHNATNTNQKQKHLQEKYEADLKKEIKKLQRLRDQIKSWIASAEIKDKSALLENRRLIETQMERFKVVERETKTKAYSKEGLGAAQKMDPAQRIKDDARNWLTSSISSLQIQIDQYESEIESLLAGKKKRLDRDKQERMDDLRGKLDRHKFHITKLETLLRLLDNDGVEADQVNKIKDDVEYYIDSSQEPDFEENEFIYDDIIGLDEVELSGTATTDSNNSNETSGSPSSVTSGGSPSQSPVTVQQVLPASVQAAANTGSSAASAALFQQQQAAAAAAAAAQSNGSNVGYASDTSAASSSATTSTDPAGSTATLSGGVGGGGGSGDKRNKSSESNTNSKPKPQPQQIIKPTPVRATPKAIPGSEPQAKIVSSTPSKTQQLPTAAAVVAASSAAPSSSSGSGSGSGSVSGSSSASAGTGAAVSIASGHNPAVQPHAPTPGLTAASIAAAAAATAAAVSSAAAAAATPAIASISNVQGQSVIQATPTIAFAAVAKHNTSLLENGPVLQQPTATTVAAIVGAGPAQTTQQPQHQQQQQQQQQQPAQLSNLQTNSSHLQNGLPVSVSSSDSNSNVVDAISLKTMAQEAINRSAIDANSLSQQQPQQQQQQQQQQSNIDTRQQQQQQQQQQQQSLLQQHFSTENTANQPQQVATQQQQQNAAAVAAAAAAAAAAMGTIAAAAHAAAASSNGSTAGSGLMNLANAAGQPTSGGAKTHASQQQMATTEAHIPTLLGVTPLGPTPLQKEHQMQFQMMEAAFYHLPQPMDTEKLQTYFHRAPVPTPAHYPQAQLPIYDTVEFYQRLSTETLFFVFYYMEGSKAQYLAAKALKKQSWRFHTKYMMWFQRHEEPKIINDDYEQGTYIYFDYEKWSQRKKEGFTFEYKYLEDKELN; encoded by the exons ATGGCTGCGACGAGGAAACTGCAAG GCGAAATTGATCGATGCTTAAAAAAAGTAGCCGAGGGCGTCGAAACATTTGAAGATATTTGGAAGAAAGTACACAATGCTACGAACACTAACCAGAAG CAAAAACATCTGCAGGAGAAATATGAGGCAGATCTCAAAAAGGAAATCAAGAAGCTTCAGCGATTACGAGATCAAATTAAATCGTGGATTGCATCGGCCGAGATCAAGGATAAAAGCGCATTGCTCGAAAATCGAAGACTCATTGAGACG CAAATGGAACGTTTCAAGGTGGTCGAGCGTgagacaaaaacaaaggcTTATTCCAAGGAAGGCTTGGGCGCCGCACAAAAAATGGATCCAGCGCAGCGGATCAAAGACGATGCGCGAAATTGGTTAACCAGCTCAATTAGCTCACTGCAAATACAGATTGATCAATACGAAAGCGAAATTGAGTCTCTGCTGGCGGGCAAAAAGAAACGATTAGACCGGGATAAGCAGGAGCGCATGGACGATCTGCGAGGCAAGCTGGAcaggcataaatttcacatAACAAAGCTGGAAACTCTGCTTCGATTGCTCGACAACGATGGCGTCGAAGCGGATCAGGTGAACAAGATCAAGGACGATGTCGAATACTACATTGATTCGTCTCAAGAGCCCGACTTCGAGGAGAATGAGTTCATCTACGACGACATCATTGGCCTGGACGAGGTGGAGCTCAGCGGTACGGCGACAACggacagcaacaatagcaacgaAACCAGTGGGTCGCCTAGCAGTGTCACCTCCGGTGGCAGTCCCTCCCAATCGCCCGTCACAGTACAACAAGTGCTGCCGGCATCCGTGCAGGCGGCAGCGAATACTGGTAGCAGCGCAGCCAGCGCCGCCTTgttccagcaacagcaggccgccgccgccgcagccgccgcggCCCAGTCGAATGGCAGCAATGTGGGTTATGCGAGCGATACCAGCGCAGCCTCATCATCGGCAACAACATCGACGGATCCGGCGGGCAGCACGGCTACCTTAAGCGGAGGTGtaggtggaggcggaggcagcggcgataaacgcaacaaaagcagcgaaaGCAATACCAACAGCAAACCGAAA cCTCAACCTCAGCAGATCATTAAGCCCACGCCTGTTCGTGCGACGCCCAAGGCGATTCCGGGTAGTGAAC CTCAAGCAAAGATTGTCAGCTCAACGCCCAGCAAAACCCAGCAGCTGCCCACGGCTGCAGCGGTGGTGGCTGCCTCAAGCGCAGCGCCGAGCAGcagtagtggcagtggcagcggcagtggcagtgtcagtggAAGCTCTAGTGCTAGTGCAGGCACGGGGGCGGCAGTATCAATAGCCAGTGGTCACAATCCTGCCGTACAGCCGCATGCCCCAACGCCTGGCCTGACCGCCGCCAGcatcgcagctgcagcagcagcaaccgcagcagccgtctcgagtgcagcagcagctgcagctacacCGGCGATTGCAAGTATCAGCAACGTTCAAGGCCAATCTGTGATtcaagcaacaccaacaattgcatttgcgGCGGTGGCAAAACACAATACAT CACTCCTGGAAAATGGTCCTGTactgcagcagccaacagccacaacgGTAGCCGCCATTGTGGGAGCGGGACCGGCACAGACcacacaacagccacaacaccagcagcagcaacaacagcagcagcaacagccggcACAATTATCCAATCTTCAAACAAATTCCTCACACTTACAAAATG GTCTACCTGTCTCGGTCAGTAGTAGTGACAGTAATAGCAATGTCGTTGATGCAATTTCATTGAAAACCATGGCCCAGGAAGCCATCAATCGATCCGCGATCGATGCCAACTCGctaagccagcagcagccacaacagcagcaacaacagcagcagcagcagagcaacattgacacgaggcagcagcagcagcagcagcaacagcagcagcagcaatcactCCTACAACAGCATTTTAGCACGGAAAATACTGCCAACCAGCCGCAGCAAGTGGcaacgcaacagcagcagcaaaatgcggctgcagttgcagcggcagcagcggcggcagcggctgcaatGGGTACAATTGCGGCTGCAGCACATGccgcggcagccagcagcaatggATCCACAGCTGGCAGTGGTCTCATGAATCTGGCAAATGCTGCAGGTCAGCCAACCAGCGGTGGTGCCAAGACGCATGCTtcgcagcagcaaatggccaCAACGGAAGCGCACATTCCTACACTGCTGGGAGTAACGCCATTGGGGCCAACGCCACTTCAGAAAGAACATCAGATGCAGTTCCAAATGATGGAGGCCGCCTTCTATCACCTGCCACAGCCCATGGATACAGAGAAGCTGCAAACGTATTTCCATCGCGCCCCAGTGCCCACACCAGCACACTACCCCCAG GCACAGCTGCCCATATATGATACTGTTGAATTTTATCAACGCCTCTCAACGGAGACGCTGTTTTTTGTATTCTACTACATGGAGGGCTCCAAGGCCCAATATCTGGCTGCAAAGGCACTGAAAAAGCAAAGCTGGCGATTCCACACCAAATACATGATGTGGTTTCAAAGGCACGAGGAGCCCAAGATTATCAACGATGATTACGAACAg GGTACGTACATCTATTTTGACTATGAGAAATGGAGTCAGCGAAAGAAGGAGGGATTCACCTTTGAATACAAGTACTTAGAAGACAAGGAGCTAAATTGA
- the LOC117901858 gene encoding sarcolemmal membrane-associated protein isoform X2 has product MVLVSNEWLNNKDDEQKTDPAASGAFGAAAVNNGGSAGTAARGSLAAVGAGGGGVGGGASTVKRKKSQNSSNMDTTNTMKSEQDLLQSIEREKHELETADSNNEESDENQENNNVQESDSDTNTLQATSTRMASQQLPASSQVLQMTLNSVLNANNTAVGGGVPPASSLFSSLGGHNNQREADYGTLLLPQTQSPGLGLALTSTDLNISSETVSGAATAKGDAKIVLQCEAKSHKFETRSILLQPNQECKVGRLIAKSKASEENAIFDCKVLSRNHAMLWYTQDGRFWVKDTKSSNGTFINDNKLGNDPAELHFGDTVKFGVEVIENSRQEVHGCIIARVTLFLPDGREAISIDADQLQLLGPNRISFDEIQRLNSFLQEAAQREKTLKAKLNSLQGVLDSTRKNSAMCWQSMIAEDQLIHKINLLEKKLQMMEKNVPENSLRNEIVKMLEDKTTYQLTAKEALRKVYQERCDAMQALSRAQLSIETSENECVILRTQIGQSKQTLQDFNARLEKLQQEYMDYKQESLRQQQEAKEQEEQRLEMQREQMEREMEELRMQVVRLQKTIDEHDSEQKLQEQSVLQQLDAAIPNVDDDDDDDEAYEDNSDDDSMDEEQVKDAAAEQTTDMQAKDQLTTVSGNQKTKTSKQQIEFDNKKKVIRRSQVMKLLKNSDLNRGALGGDVLMAILNDAGSEDEEQDPNEETDVQAVNIPKPELSAGIKREAAKAASDEFIHNSPKHARLNGIDEQPEPSNDQSQSVVHKLESQETLVVRDEEIENIESDLPTDQAIDMLQEECDSYKQKTVLLTADIHSLKEQMDNLKQQLEQEMQRKANTEQPERETEKETEAKAEDKTEEPRQASGQDRSLRLDTEKAWEEDLQAINDSQVVREEELIVYKERLEQSESSIVKLKNEITQLRTKQRNEQPQNLLFLYRLVPLGCLALAGLIYFFSIRI; this is encoded by the exons ATGGTCTTGGTGAGCAACGAATGGCTGAACAATAAGGATGACGAACAGAAAACAGATCCAGCAGCATCGGGAGCattcggagcagcagcagtgaatAACGGAGGATCAGCAGGAACAGCTGCGAGGGGATCGCTCGCAGCAGTtggcgcaggaggaggaggagtaggtgGAGGTGCGTCGACTGTCAAACGCAAGAAATCTCAAAACTCTTCCAATATGGACACTACAAACACAATGAAGTCCGAGCAGGATCTGCTGCAGTCTATCGAGCGGGAGAAGCACGAACTGGAGACGGCGGACAGCAATAATGAGGAGTCCGACGAGAACCAGGAGAACAATAATGTGCAGGAATCCGACTCCGACACGAACACATTGCAGGCTACGAGCACACGCATGGCGTCCCAACAGTTGCCGGCATCCAGCCAGGTGCTACAGATGACACTGAACTCGGTTCTCAATGCCAACAACACGGCAGTCGGTGGAGGTGTTCCCCCTGCCAGCAGTCTCTTCAGCTCATTGGGCGGACACAACAACCAAAGGGAGGCGGACTACGGCACACTGTTATTACCACAGACACAGTCGCCAGGGCTGGGGCTAGCATTGACATCCACTGACCTAAACATCAGCTCAGAGACGGTTTCGGGAGCAGCCACTGCTAAGGGCGATGCCAAAATTGTGCTGCAGTGCGAGGCAAAGTCGCACAAGTTTGAGACGCGTTCCATACTGCTGCAGCCGAACCAGGAGTGCAAGGTTGGCCGCCTGATAGCGAAGAGCAAGGCCAGTGAGGAAAATGCAATCTTCGATTGTAAGGTTTTGTCGCGCAATCATGCGATGCTCTGGTACACACAGGATGGACGCTTCTGGGTGAAGGATACAAAGTCCAGCAATGGGACATTTATTAACGACAACAAACTGGGCAATGATCCAGCCGAGCTACACTTCGGCGACACGGTCAAGTTTGGCGTGGAAGTAATCGAGAATTCGCGTCAGGAGGTGCATGGCTGCATCATAGCCAGGGTCACACTGTTCTTGCCCGATGGCCGGGAGGCCATCTCAATCGATGCCGatcagctgcagttgctcggGCCCAATAGGATTAGCTTCGACGAAATCCAGCGCCTGAACTCCTTTCTCCAGGAAGCTGCGCAGCGGGAGAAGACCCTCAAGGCGAAATTGAACAGTTTGCAGGGTGTGCTGGATTCCACGCGCAAGAACTCGGCCATGTGCTGGCAGAGCATGATAGCCGAGGATCAACTAATACACAAGATCAATCTACTGGAGAAGAAACTGCAAATGATGGAGAAAAATGTGCCAGAAAATTCGCTGCGTAACGAG ATTGTTAAAATGCTGGAAGACAAGACCACTTATCAATTAACTGCCAAAGAGGCTCTGCGCAAGGTGTACCAGGAGCGCTGCGATGCCATGCAAGCACTGTCGCGGGCACAGTTGTCGATAGAGACCTCTGAGAATGAGTGCGTCATTTTGCGTACGCAGATCGGTCAATCAAAGCAAACGCTGCAGGACTTCAATGCGCGGCTGGAGAAGCTACAGCAGGAGTACATGGATTACAAGCAGGAGTCGCtgcggcagcaacaggaggCTAAGGAACAGGAAGAACAGCGCTTGGAGATGCAGCGGGAGCAGATGGAGCGTGagatggaggagctgcgcatGCAGGTTGTCCGTCTGCAGAAAACCATTGACGAGCATGACAGTGAGCAGAAGCTTCAAGAGCAGAGcgtcctgcagcagctggacgcGGCAATTCCCAACgttgacgacgatgatgatgacgatgaggcGTATGAGGACAACAGCGACGATGATAGCATGGACGAGGAGCAGGTGAAGGACGCAGCCGCAGAGCAAACAACAGACATGCAGGCGAAGGATCAACTAACAACAGTGTCTGGCAATCAGAAG ACTAAGACGTCCAAGCAACAGATCGAGTTTGATAACAAGAAAAAGGTGATTCGTAGATCGCAGGTAATGAAGCTGCTCAAAAACTCAGATCTCAATAGAGGCGCATTAGGCGGCGATGTACTGATGGCTATCCTGAATGACGCTGGTTCCGAGGATGAGGAACAGGATCCCAATGAGGAGACCGATGTGCAGGCAGTAAACATACCTAAACCTGAGCTTAGTGCGGGCATTAAGCGAGAGGCAGCAAAAGCTGCTAGCGATGAATTCATACACAATTCGCCTAAGCATGCGCGTCTCAATGGCATCGATGAACAGCCAGAGCCTTCGAATGATCAATCGCAATCTGTGGTGCACAAGTTGGAAAGCCAAGAGACGCTGGTGGTGCGCGATGAGGAGATTGAAAATATTGAATCTGACTTACCCACAGATCAGGCCATCGACATGCTGCAAGAGGAGTGTGATAGTTACAAACAGAAGACGGTTTTGCTTACCGCCGACATTCACTCGCTGAAAGAGCAGATGGACAATCTAAAGCAACAGCTAGAGCAGGAGATGCAGCGCAAAGCCAATACAGAGCAGcctgaaagagagacagaaaaagaaacagaggcaaaggcagaggacAAGACAGAGGAGCCGCGACAGGCGTCTGGCCAGGATAGGAGTCTCCGTTTGGACACTGAAAAAGCCTGGGAAGAGGACCTCCAAGCCATAAACGACTCGCAGGTGGTGCGCGAGGAGGAACTTATTGTCTACAAGGAACGACTCGAACAATCGGAGAGCAGCATTGTCAAGCttaaaaatgaaatcacaCAGCTTCGGACTAAGCAAAGGAATgagcagccacaaaatttgCTATTTCTGTACCGGCTCGTTCCATTGGGCTGCTTGGCTCTTGCTGGCCTCATCTACTTCTTCTCCATTCGCATCTAA
- the LOC117901861 gene encoding probable cytosolic Fe-S cluster assembly factor GL21135 isoform X2, whose protein sequence is MILLHHHRFGISRECIKPVTVDKTTSASKTGAKITVQADGYYEESESGKQKLQKVEITLQDCLACSGCITSAEGVLITQQSQEELLKVLRENAKVKATGDMEQVRTIVFTIATQPLLSLAHRYQLSVEETARHLAGYFRSLGVDYVLCTKVADDLALLECQQEFVERYRDNEDLTMLSSSCPGWVCYAEKTHGTFILPYIATTRSPQQIMGVLVKQFLAEKLNIPGSRIYHVTVMPCYDKKLEASRMDFYSEVNESRDVDCVITSVEVEQMLTEDERALSEHEASDLDWPWSDQPPESMVWSHEATLSGGYAEHIFKFAAKELFSEDPPSELKFKQLRNRDFREISLEKDGKTVLKFAIANGFRNIQNLVQKLKRGKGANYNFVEVMACPSGCVNGGAQVRPTTGQHVSELTQQLEELYKKLPRSQPDNALTRQIYAEFLDGAHTEKSNELLHTSYHAVEKLSTALNIKW, encoded by the exons ATGATTTTATTACACCATCACAGGTTCGGTATCAGCAGA GAATGTATAAAGCCAGTGACGGTAGATAAGACAACATCAGCATCGAAGACTGGGGCTAAAATAACGGTGCAGGCGGATGGCTACTACGAGGAATCGGAG AGCGGCAAGCAAAAGTTGCAGAAGGTGGAAATCACTCTGCAGGATTGCTTGGCTTGCTCTGGCTGCATAACCTCAGCTGAGGGCGTGCTCATTACACAGCAAAGCCAGGAAGAGCTACTGAAGGTGCTGcgggaaaatgcaaaagttaaaGCCACTGGAGACATGGAGCAAGTTCGCACCATCGTTTTCACCATTGCCACACAGCCCTTACTGAGTCTGGCCCATCGCTATCAGTTGAGTGTGGAAGAAACTGCCCGTCACCTGGCAGGCTACTTTCGCAGCCTGGGAGTGGACTATGTGCTGTGCACCAAAGTGGCTGACGacctggcgctgctggagtgccaACAGGAGTTCGTGGAGCGTTACCGCGACAACGAGGACTTGACCATGCTAAGTTCTTCGTGTCCTGGATGGGTGTGCTACGCGGAGAAGACACATGGCACTTTTATACTGCCTTACATAGCGACCACGCGCTCGCCCCAGCAGATTATGGGCGTGCTGGTGAAGCAGTTTCTGGCGGAGAAACTAAATATACCCGGTTCAAGGATATATCACGTCACAGTAATGCCTTGCTACGACAAGAAGCTCGAAGCGTCGCGCATGGATTTCTACAGTGAAGTGAATGAATCGCGGGATGTGGACTGTGTTATTACCTCAG TTGAGGTGGAGCAAATGCTGACTGAAGACGAACGGGCACTATCGGAGCACGAAGCTTCAGATCTGGACTGGCCCTGGTCGGATCAGCCGCCCGAGTCTATGGTCTGGTCACACGAGGCTACACTCTCAGGAGGTTATGCAGAGCACATCTTCAAATTTGCAGCCAAAGAACTATTTAGCGAGGATCCCCCATCTGAGCTGAAATTCAAGCAGCTACGAAATCGTGACTTTCGAGAGATTTCACTGGAAAAGGATGGTAAAACAGTTCTGAAGTTTGCCATTGCGAATGGGTTCCGAAACATACAGAATCTGGTGCAAAAACTAAAGCGTGGCAAAGGTGCCAACTATAATTTTGTTGAGGTAATGGCTTGTCCCTCCGGCTGCGTAAATGGTGGGGCCCAGGTGCGTCCAACCACTGGCCAGCATGTCAGCGAGCTCACCCAGCAGCTGGAAGAGTTGTATAAGAAACTTCCTCGCTCTCAGCCGGACAATGCGCTGACGAGGCAGATCTATGCGGAGTTTCTTGATGGTGCCCACACGGAAAAGTCAAATGAGCTGCTCCACACCAGCTACCATGCGGTGGAAAAGCTCTCGACAGCACTTAATATTAAATGgtga